From the genome of Mycoplasma putrefaciens KS1, one region includes:
- the rplT gene encoding 50S ribosomal protein L20 yields MARVKFGKVTRARRKRWIKRAKGYYGTKKSSYKKAHEQVVRSMAYAFVGRKERKRNFRSLWIVRINAAVRPEGLSYSTFMNGLKLANIDINRKMLSELAINNTEEFKVLVNAAKQALNKSN; encoded by the coding sequence ATGGCAAGAGTTAAATTTGGAAAAGTAACTAGAGCAAGAAGAAAACGTTGGATTAAACGTGCCAAAGGTTATTATGGAACTAAAAAATCTTCATACAAAAAAGCACATGAACAAGTAGTTCGCTCTATGGCTTATGCATTTGTTGGACGTAAAGAAAGAAAACGTAACTTTAGATCACTATGAATCGTTCGTATTAATGCTGCGGTTAGACCTGAAGGGTTATCATATTCTACATTTATGAATGGACTGAAATTGGCTAACATTGATATCAATAGAAAAATGTTATCAGAACTAGCTATTAACAACACTGAAGAATTTAAAGTATTAGTTAATGCAGCTAAGCAAGCATTAAACAAATCAAACTAA
- the rpmI gene encoding 50S ribosomal protein L35 has protein sequence MPKMKTKKALAKRVIVKPNGTLKRGKAYRSHRATGKTTKQKRHLEKMTIVSKSDMKNWKGLIQK, from the coding sequence ATGCCAAAAATGAAAACTAAGAAAGCTTTAGCTAAACGTGTTATTGTTAAACCAAATGGGACATTAAAAAGAGGCAAAGCTTACAGATCACACCGTGCAACAGGTAAAACTACTAAACAAAAACGTCATTTAGAAAAAATGACTATTGTAAGTAAATCAGATATGAAAAACTGAAAGGGTTTAATTCAAAAATAA
- the infC gene encoding translation initiation factor IF-3 translates to MDNRQRNSRPIKNQEPINEYIRANQILVIDENKEKLGVMSKREALDLARTKNLDLYQVGTQPDGVAIARMLNYGKFKYEQQKRLRESKKNQVKTENKEIRLTVNIGQHDLETKARKAKEFLEEGNRVKVSLKFKGREVIYIDLGHQTLNKFFELVSDVAKIEKEAKLNTKFLDMYIVPKKIS, encoded by the coding sequence ATGGACAACAGACAAAGAAATTCAAGACCTATCAAAAATCAAGAACCAATTAATGAGTATATTAGAGCTAATCAAATTCTAGTAATTGATGAAAACAAAGAAAAACTAGGTGTAATGTCTAAGCGTGAAGCTTTAGATTTAGCTAGAACAAAAAACCTAGACTTATATCAAGTTGGAACTCAACCTGATGGAGTGGCAATTGCTAGAATGTTAAACTATGGTAAGTTCAAATATGAACAACAAAAAAGATTAAGAGAATCTAAAAAAAATCAGGTTAAAACTGAAAATAAAGAAATCAGATTAACTGTTAATATTGGTCAGCATGATTTAGAAACTAAAGCAAGAAAGGCTAAAGAATTTTTAGAAGAAGGAAACCGTGTTAAAGTGTCTTTAAAATTTAAGGGTAGAGAAGTAATTTATATTGATTTAGGACATCAAACATTGAATAAATTTTTTGAATTAGTTAGCGATGTAGCTAAAATTGAAAAAGAAGCTAAACTAAATACTAAATTTTTAGATATGTATATCGTGCCTAAGAAAATTAGTTAA
- a CDS encoding PTS sugar transporter subunit IIA — MWWPFKKKTIEILAPCSGELIGLDQVEDDAFKEKMLGDGFAIIPKTKIFHAPISGKLVTVFPTKHAYGIRAKNGVEILVHIGLDTVKLNGEGFKTFVKQDQMVNAKDKLVNVDIKKIAKKVPSMKTPVIFTNTAGKTIEIVKTGNVKYGEVVAILK, encoded by the coding sequence ATGTGATGACCATTTAAGAAGAAAACTATTGAAATTCTTGCACCATGTAGTGGTGAACTTATTGGATTAGACCAAGTTGAAGATGATGCATTTAAAGAAAAAATGTTAGGTGATGGATTTGCTATTATTCCTAAAACAAAAATCTTTCATGCACCAATTTCAGGAAAATTAGTCACTGTTTTTCCTACTAAACACGCTTATGGAATTCGTGCAAAAAATGGTGTTGAAATTCTAGTTCACATCGGATTAGATACTGTAAAATTAAACGGTGAGGGATTTAAAACATTTGTTAAACAAGATCAAATGGTGAATGCAAAAGACAAACTAGTAAACGTTGATATTAAAAAAATTGCTAAAAAAGTTCCTTCAATGAAAACGCCAGTTATTTTTACAAATACTGCTGGAAAAACAATTGAAATTGTTAAAACAGGAAACGTTAAATACGGTGAAGTTGTAGCAATTTTAAAATAA
- the ptsP gene encoding phosphoenolpyruvate--protein phosphotransferase has translation MAKQLNAIGASEGIAIAKALIIKDEKINIKKTLINNVEQEIAKYHQAVLKSIADLENLKVIATKKLGQDKAAIFDAHIDIANDPAIRQEITSLIESEKVNAEFATQEITNKYFEIFQTMDDPYFKERSADVKDVAARIIKHILNIKIVDLSTIDQEVILVADDLTPSQTAQLDKKYIKGFLTNIGARTSHAAIMARSLEIPAVLGLKNITEIVKDDQMIALDGAAGIVELELSSTDITNYQQKVLEYQKTQQELKKIKDKKSLTKDGVEKLIEANIGSLNDLEATLDSGAEGIGLFRSEFLYMDNDHFPTEEEQFQAYKQVLTVMNQKLVIIRTLDIGGDKKLSYFSFPEEMNPFLGYRAIRFTLDRKDIFKDQIRALLRASAFGKLAIMFPMIATVDEFQQAKQFVEDCKKELDQQKIVYDQSVQIGMMVEIPSAAVNADQFSKYADFFSIGTNDLIQYSMASDRMNQNVSYLYQPINPAILKLIKMTIDGGHKNHKWVAMCGEMAGDIQALPLLIGMGLDAFSMSARAVLKSRSLMSKIDTKSAEILATQALECETEQQVLELVNNYLNSLK, from the coding sequence ATGGCTAAACAACTTAATGCAATCGGTGCTAGTGAAGGTATTGCAATAGCTAAAGCGTTAATCATTAAAGATGAAAAAATTAATATTAAAAAAACTCTTATTAATAATGTTGAACAAGAAATTGCAAAATATCACCAAGCAGTTTTAAAATCGATTGCTGATTTAGAAAATTTAAAAGTAATTGCAACTAAAAAACTTGGTCAAGATAAAGCCGCTATTTTTGATGCTCATATTGATATTGCAAATGATCCGGCTATTAGACAAGAAATTACTAGTTTAATTGAATCTGAAAAGGTTAATGCTGAATTTGCAACTCAAGAAATTACTAATAAATATTTTGAGATTTTTCAAACAATGGATGATCCATATTTTAAAGAACGCAGTGCTGATGTTAAAGACGTTGCAGCAAGAATTATTAAGCACATTTTAAATATTAAAATTGTTGATCTTTCAACAATTGATCAAGAAGTGATATTGGTTGCTGATGATCTAACACCAAGTCAAACTGCACAACTAGATAAAAAGTACATCAAAGGGTTTTTAACTAATATTGGCGCAAGAACCAGTCATGCTGCGATTATGGCTAGAAGCTTAGAAATACCGGCTGTTTTAGGACTAAAAAACATTACTGAAATTGTTAAAGATGATCAAATGATTGCTTTAGATGGGGCAGCTGGAATTGTTGAATTAGAATTAAGTTCTACTGATATAACTAATTATCAACAAAAAGTTTTAGAGTATCAAAAGACCCAACAAGAATTAAAAAAAATTAAAGATAAAAAATCTTTAACTAAAGATGGTGTTGAAAAGCTAATTGAAGCAAATATTGGTTCATTAAATGATCTTGAAGCTACTTTAGATTCTGGAGCTGAAGGAATCGGATTATTCCGTTCTGAATTTTTATATATGGATAATGATCACTTTCCAACTGAAGAAGAACAATTTCAAGCTTATAAACAAGTGTTAACTGTTATGAATCAAAAACTAGTGATTATTCGTACTTTAGATATTGGTGGAGATAAAAAATTATCTTATTTTAGCTTTCCTGAAGAAATGAATCCTTTTTTAGGTTATCGTGCAATTAGATTTACTTTAGATCGCAAAGATATTTTTAAAGATCAGATTAGAGCTTTACTAAGAGCTTCGGCTTTTGGAAAATTAGCAATTATGTTTCCGATGATTGCAACTGTTGATGAATTTCAGCAAGCAAAACAATTTGTTGAAGATTGTAAAAAAGAACTAGATCAGCAAAAAATTGTTTATGATCAAAGTGTACAAATTGGAATGATGGTTGAAATTCCTAGTGCTGCAGTTAATGCTGATCAATTTAGTAAATATGCCGATTTCTTTTCAATTGGAACTAATGATTTAATTCAATATTCAATGGCAAGTGATCGAATGAATCAAAATGTTTCATATTTATATCAACCAATTAATCCTGCAATTTTAAAACTAATTAAAATGACAATTGATGGTGGGCACAAAAATCATAAATGAGTTGCTATGTGTGGTGAAATGGCTGGAGATATTCAAGCACTACCATTATTAATAGGAATGGGATTAGACGCATTTTCAATGAGTGCTAGAGCTGTTTTAAAATCACGATCTTTAATGAGTAAAATTGATACTAAATCAGCTGAAATCTTAGCAACACAAGCTTTGGAATGTGAAACTGAACAACAAGTTTTAGAACTAGTTAATAATTATTTAAATTCTTTGAAATAA
- the coaD gene encoding pantetheine-phosphate adenylyltransferase codes for MKIAIYPGSFDPFHQGHLNVVRKASLLFDRLYIVVSRNINKTTSFKLDSRVRLITEVTKDIKNVEVIRNDDKLTTDIAKLVDAKYIIRGLRNKNDFDYELAYYDGFKSLDPNIEVIYFISSSQTRALSSSTIKEIEFFKKD; via the coding sequence ATGAAAATTGCAATTTATCCAGGAAGTTTTGATCCTTTTCACCAAGGACACTTAAATGTAGTTCGAAAAGCAAGCTTATTGTTTGATAGATTATATATAGTTGTAAGTAGAAATATTAATAAAACCACTTCATTTAAACTAGATAGTCGAGTACGACTTATTACTGAAGTAACTAAAGACATCAAGAATGTTGAAGTGATTAGAAATGATGATAAATTAACAACTGATATTGCTAAATTAGTAGATGCAAAATACATTATTAGAGGTTTAAGAAATAAAAATGATTTTGATTATGAACTAGCATATTATGATGGTTTTAAAAGCTTAGATCCTAATATTGAAGTGATCTATTTTATAAGTAGTTCACAAACTAGAGCACTATCATCATCAACTATCAAAGAAATTGAATTTTTCAAAAAAGACTAG
- a CDS encoding STREFT protein: protein MFKKLKILKKWYVSILILLVVISTFLGFILSYTESKKQSLMSNIQNYVRLSSYAVRGKILKDQEGINKDYVNKTLANKKITDEFGSSFIWKQDRSDTSSQDTISNLLQTYFGKSTDLFTDNIKYLDKKDKNKLKDINNTNSQNIIPENINNFIGVVNLAKKFISGLSSSTVNLGVNLLQRNFLRTTKEVEAIKNNNAIKTLVKYVETNQGLLSTIADILISSSDDQLEPNFYQNLTVRQLFNKHLNKISEVITNKKYFNHDQDNLANDLIQYFWQEIIDVFKKEFANNNEITAKIKNILKAIKEKFDFKKFLKKVLPSLIRYLKTELFFATYYVVNPKLTIAELLNQSIDAQQFKTLTSNRLDLGVLLKGLSLVFQNQNSGKRFLDFIFKKVDADKIYFTSKDQPVNIGTSNLLFDILNAIQSALLSTTSALSFVIPKIEDYIDKHKENIKKLITDNLTNLLKKYLPTSNKNFKWAEPEFENDKLKIDIQYWTVLWWNNIANGHINVFGNKGILSNLIKGFKDIIFTSSELLSTISNYIKHIFYKSENKNFDLDKAFSNLASLIRISNNLLETQYLDDKNKNEDNLVMFLGLGPKNLAKIYSIYDILNLPHAQIFQTPVIGDLIVKYAGKFLKPFETIYQELKKYKFISDTRQFRVQFPKYLKRTADFIENYAKKHSAIPKYDLIENLYTENKNFAVDFATKWSKFFVPDDKDNNNPLLPIVKAILRDPENSKNEKIKSLADVRQAIQDLGSKLVNNKAFFKNFKSLSEILIPISKLSTFLGLKELEDINLSTLLSQIGETILNHNKKYSDKLIDLDITALGYILKSLTIKITAKNNNVLVVNNKNILSTIFNSLDAADNKTKEATEIPKNSYFLWDSVELKLDNKSLSGEIKISKTDSSASPLSILLGIGNDKTKYLTGSILHSLSTLIGGLKANDALYKLSLENKNSLIYGIDAWEEILKDKQKQLAKKEYQQAGQYYQNNSWITKLISYNHNQIKYQLIRTHDSNNDHVKKIGKKFEVTLSKSTNNHAYWIISQVLALDYQQ, encoded by the coding sequence ATGTTTAAGAAACTAAAAATTCTTAAAAAATGATACGTTTCAATTCTGATATTATTAGTTGTTATAAGCACTTTTTTAGGTTTTATACTAAGTTATACTGAAAGTAAAAAACAAAGTTTAATGTCTAATATTCAAAACTATGTTAGACTAAGTTCTTATGCTGTTAGAGGTAAAATTCTAAAAGATCAAGAAGGAATTAACAAAGATTATGTTAACAAAACCTTAGCAAACAAAAAGATAACAGATGAGTTTGGATCTAGTTTTATTTGAAAGCAAGATAGATCTGATACTTCAAGTCAAGATACAATTAGTAATTTATTACAAACTTATTTTGGTAAATCTACAGATCTGTTTACCGATAATATTAAATATCTAGATAAAAAAGATAAAAATAAACTTAAAGATATAAATAATACTAATTCACAAAACATTATTCCAGAAAACATTAATAACTTTATTGGTGTTGTTAATTTAGCTAAAAAATTTATTAGCGGATTGTCAAGTTCAACAGTTAATTTAGGTGTTAATTTATTACAAAGAAACTTTTTAAGAACAACTAAAGAAGTTGAAGCTATTAAAAATAATAATGCTATTAAAACTCTTGTGAAATATGTTGAAACTAACCAAGGATTGTTATCAACTATAGCAGATATTTTAATTTCATCTTCAGATGATCAGCTTGAACCAAACTTTTATCAAAATTTAACTGTCAGACAGTTGTTTAATAAACATTTAAATAAAATTTCAGAAGTTATTACAAATAAGAAATATTTTAATCATGATCAAGATAACTTAGCAAATGATTTGATCCAATATTTTTGACAAGAAATAATTGATGTTTTTAAAAAAGAATTTGCTAATAATAATGAGATAACAGCTAAAATTAAAAATATTTTAAAAGCAATTAAAGAAAAATTTGATTTTAAAAAATTTTTAAAAAAAGTCTTACCATCACTAATAAGATATCTTAAAACTGAATTATTTTTTGCTACTTATTATGTTGTAAATCCTAAACTAACTATAGCTGAATTGTTAAACCAATCAATAGACGCTCAACAGTTTAAAACCTTAACTAGTAATCGATTAGATCTCGGAGTTCTTTTAAAAGGATTGTCACTAGTTTTTCAAAACCAAAATTCAGGAAAGAGATTTTTAGATTTTATTTTTAAAAAAGTTGATGCTGATAAAATCTATTTCACATCTAAAGACCAACCAGTAAACATTGGTACATCAAATTTATTATTTGATATTTTAAATGCTATACAATCAGCTTTATTATCAACTACTAGTGCTTTAAGTTTTGTGATTCCAAAAATTGAAGATTATATTGATAAACACAAAGAAAATATTAAAAAATTAATTACCGATAATTTAACAAATCTTTTGAAAAAATACTTACCTACTAGTAATAAAAATTTTAAATGAGCTGAACCTGAATTTGAAAATGATAAATTAAAAATTGATATTCAGTACTGAACTGTTTTGTGATGAAACAATATTGCTAATGGTCATATTAATGTTTTTGGTAACAAGGGAATTTTGTCAAATTTAATTAAAGGCTTTAAAGATATTATTTTTACATCATCTGAATTATTGTCTACTATTTCGAACTATATCAAACATATTTTTTACAAATCAGAAAATAAGAATTTTGATCTTGATAAAGCTTTTAGTAATCTTGCTAGTCTGATTAGAATTTCTAATAACTTATTAGAGACCCAATATCTTGATGATAAAAATAAAAATGAAGACAATCTAGTAATGTTTTTAGGTTTAGGACCAAAAAATTTAGCTAAGATATATTCTATTTATGATATTTTAAACTTACCACATGCTCAAATCTTTCAAACTCCAGTGATTGGTGATCTTATTGTAAAATATGCTGGAAAGTTTTTAAAACCATTTGAAACTATTTATCAAGAATTAAAAAAATATAAATTTATATCTGATACTCGTCAATTTAGAGTGCAATTTCCAAAATATCTTAAGCGTACTGCTGATTTTATAGAAAATTATGCTAAAAAACACAGCGCAATTCCTAAATATGATTTAATTGAAAATCTTTACACTGAAAACAAAAATTTTGCTGTTGATTTTGCAACAAAATGATCAAAATTCTTTGTTCCTGATGACAAAGATAATAATAATCCACTACTTCCAATTGTCAAAGCGATTTTAAGAGATCCTGAAAATAGTAAAAATGAAAAAATCAAATCACTAGCTGATGTAAGACAAGCTATTCAGGATCTAGGATCAAAACTAGTTAATAACAAAGCCTTTTTTAAAAACTTCAAATCTTTATCTGAAATTTTAATACCGATTAGTAAGTTATCAACATTTTTAGGATTAAAAGAACTTGAAGATATTAATCTAAGTACTTTGCTTAGTCAAATTGGTGAAACGATTTTAAATCACAATAAAAAATATTCTGATAAACTAATTGATCTAGACATAACCGCATTAGGTTATATTTTAAAATCATTAACGATTAAGATTACTGCTAAAAATAATAATGTTTTAGTTGTTAATAATAAAAACATTTTGTCAACTATTTTTAATAGTTTAGATGCAGCTGATAATAAAACTAAAGAAGCAACTGAGATACCTAAAAACTCATACTTTTTATGAGATTCAGTTGAATTAAAATTGGATAATAAATCTTTATCTGGTGAAATTAAAATTAGTAAAACCGATAGTTCAGCTTCACCATTATCAATTCTGTTAGGAATTGGTAATGATAAAACCAAATATCTAACTGGTTCGATTTTACATAGTTTATCAACACTAATTGGTGGGTTAAAAGCAAATGATGCTTTATATAAATTAAGTTTAGAGAATAAAAATTCTTTAATCTATGGAATTGATGCTTGAGAAGAAATTCTAAAAGACAAACAAAAACAATTAGCTAAAAAAGAATATCAACAAGCTGGTCAATATTATCAAAATAACTCATGAATAACTAAATTAATTTCTTATAATCACAATCAAATTAAATACCAATTAATAAGAACTCATGATTCAAATAACGATCATGTTAAAAAGATCGGTAAGAAATTTGAAGTTACTCTATCAAAATCAACTAACAATCATGCTTATTGAATAATTAGTCAAGTTTTAGCATTAGATTATCAACAATAG